The DNA segment GATTAGTTGTAACACCATCAAGAACTCCTAAATCGTTAGCTTCTCTGATTTGATCAAGGTTTGCTGTGTCAATAAAAAATTTCATGATATATTTGATTTATGATTATTCATTTAGGTTGGGCAAAGTTAACTCAATTTTTAGAACTATACGAACTCGTTTTGGGGGGATTATTAACAATATATAGCATTAATAATTTGTATTTTCGATAAATTTTGTGTTATATTGCAACGTTTTTTTTCTTTTTTAATCTTAAGATTAATCTTTTACATCATGAAAAACCTCAATACAATCATAACTGGAACAGGTTGTTATATACCCGAAGTAAAAGTTTTGAATTTGCATTTCACTAGAACCAAATTCTATGAAAAAGATGAAACATCTATAGGTGGGGGTCGTGAGGTTGTTGAGAAATTCAGAGATATTACTGGGATTAGAGAGCGACGTTGGGTTAAGAAGGATCAAACTGCATCGGATATTGCTACTATTGCTGCAGAAAGAGCTATAGAGGATGCTGGGATAGATCGTGAAACGATTGATCAAATTATTGTTGCTCAAAACTTTGGCGATGTTATAAAAGATACTATTCAGACTGACACACTACCAAGTATCGCATCAAGGGTTAAACACAATTTAGATATAGCAAGTTCATCGTGTATACCATACGATATTATTTTTGGTTGTCCTGGGTGGGTACAAGGAGTAATTCAAGCGGATAGTTACATTAAATCAGGGCTTGCAAAACGATGCCTAGTAATTGGTGCGGATGCACTTTCACGTATGGTAGACAAGTATGATAGGGACTCGATGATTTTCTCTGACGGAGCAGGAGCTGCAATACTAGAAGGAGTTGAATCGGATGAGAAAACCGGATTGCTTTCATCGGCAATGGTTTCACATTCAAAAGAAGAAGCATATTACCTATATCTTGGTAAATCAAATGCTCCTGAAAGTGATCCTAAAATACGATATATTAAAATGCTTGGTCGTAAAATATATGAGTATTCGCTTTTAAATGTTCCTTTAGCAATGAAAGCGGCTTTGGATAAATCAGGAATTCCTATTGAACAAGTTAAAAAGATATTAATTCATCAGGCAAATGAGAAGATGGATGAGGCAATAATCCAACGTTTCTATAAACTATATCAAATTCGAGAAATTCCCGATAAGATAATGCCAATGAATATTCATGAACTAGGAAATAGCTCTGTAGCTACAGTGCCAACGCTTTATGATATGATCCTTAAGGGTCAATTACCTGAACATAAAATTAATAAGGGAGATATTCTAATTTTTGCATCGGTAGGTGCTGGTATGAGTATTAACGCATTTGTTTACAGAGCTTAAGCAACGCCCTTTTAATAAAACCCTGACAAGTTTGCAAGTTCTATTGGGTCATTTGCTTCCGAAATAATTTTTTAACTTGTTGCCTCTTAAAATCTCCTTTGTTAATTTCCAAACTTTAGTAGAAGTACAAATCTTTTCTACTAGAGTCCAACAAGTTTTTGCAGAAGCACTAACTATTTCTCGAAGAATTCTCATTATTTTTCGTAAAACTTTCAGTGTTTTTCCTAAAATTCCTGAAGCGAATCAAAATAATTTCGAGGTTATTTCAATCAATTATTTTGATTGGAATTATCTATATATGCTTTGAGATAATCTCAAAATATCCGACGGCAAAAAAATATATTGACCAAATTGGCTCAACGCTTAAAGGTCTAGGAATTATAGGACTAAGTCAATTAGGCAATCTTTTTCCAATTATTAAACAAAAATCATTAGAAATCATGTTGGCGTTGTTTGGGTATCCCAAAAAACTAATAAAAAATGAATAAAAATTACAAGTGTCCAGAATTGGGTTTTATCAAATATTTTCCCCACGCATAAATTTACTTTCCATAAAAAACCTGCAAAAGGAATATGTTTAAAAATCAATTAACAGCAAACTATTATAGGACTTCACTTAGTTCGCCATGTGTTAGAACATTGTTTATTCCTCATTTGCACTCTTTTCGTTTTTTTCTTAGCAGATGCTGCTGTTTAATAAACAATCTTTGCTAAACCTTGCCTTTAATATTCCATTTATTTTTCAGGTACTCATCCATCTTTTCCCTAAGCTCCTTATAAGGAAGTTTAATATCCTCCTGGGGAAAGCCTGCCTCTATAAAACACTCTATATACTCACATCGTTCAAGATAATCCGTATGCGATTCGCGAACATTAACTGCATAAATAACCCACTCATCGCTATTCAGATCGAGTAGCTGAGGGTAGTACTCAATGAATACGGATTGAAGGGCGTTAATAAAATCAAAAATCCGTTTTCTTTCCCAGTTAAAGGTTTCAAGCGTCTCCTGTCTGTCCTCCTCCTTTATTTTTTCCCACTGCTCATCGGTTAGCCATGGCATCCTTTCCCTAAGAGAATCATCAATAAAATGTGGTTTAGCGGGACGACAATAAAAATCAATCCACTTGTCAATCTCTGGGTACTTCTCACGCACGTTAACTCCTATGGATTGACCTATTTCGAGGTTGAACATTTCAAAAATTACCTCTTCGGCCGTCATCTCTATAATTTCCTCTATTTTCTCAAGCACAAGAGGGCGTTTTTCAGTAGTAATAAGTGGGTATTGCTCCAGCATAACTTGTCGTATTGCTGGTATAAGATGCTTAACTAACAACTGGTAACGATGGTATAGCATTAAAATTAAAACGTCACTATCCTTAACATGCTCTCTTATCTCTGGATGTAATAGTATCTCATAGTCGTTATACCACTGCTCCTGAGCAGATAAGTTATCATCGCTATCATCATCTTCTTTCATAGCCATTTTATTTACATCTTTTAGGTTGATCCCAAAATCAATACCAAAATCATAAAAGATTTTGTTTTACTAAACGTGTTTCCGACCTACTTATTATAACGTCAGATCAACGTAAGCTGTCATCCTGAGTGGAGCGAAGGATCTAAATAAATCTCTCCGTTCAACATAATAAAACAGCAATCTAATGGTGAACCGAAAATTAGTAAATTATACTCATATCAAACTTACATTAATTAAATTCGTTAAAAAGATTGT comes from the Bacteroidia bacterium genome and includes:
- a CDS encoding ketoacyl-ACP synthase III, which produces MKNLNTIITGTGCYIPEVKVLNLHFTRTKFYEKDETSIGGGREVVEKFRDITGIRERRWVKKDQTASDIATIAAERAIEDAGIDRETIDQIIVAQNFGDVIKDTIQTDTLPSIASRVKHNLDIASSSCIPYDIIFGCPGWVQGVIQADSYIKSGLAKRCLVIGADALSRMVDKYDRDSMIFSDGAGAAILEGVESDEKTGLLSSAMVSHSKEEAYYLYLGKSNAPESDPKIRYIKMLGRKIYEYSLLNVPLAMKAALDKSGIPIEQVKKILIHQANEKMDEAIIQRFYKLYQIREIPDKIMPMNIHELGNSSVATVPTLYDMILKGQLPEHKINKGDILIFASVGAGMSINAFVYRA